In Bacillus rossius redtenbacheri isolate Brsri chromosome 9 unlocalized genomic scaffold, Brsri_v3 Brsri_v3_scf9_2, whole genome shotgun sequence, one DNA window encodes the following:
- the LOC134543336 gene encoding uncharacterized protein LOC134543336 isoform X1, which translates to MDVSFSNVLKDARPFFQGVPSPLQAAAAAAAAAAAAAAPTSTSSAPAASSTEHQPDAAPPTVLAYWPPPAPQTSPGPAAYQRAKDPPQLYGGGGVYNGARLGGGGGGAEAGGGGYPPQGRSQQSLPPIAALPGYHPGRAAAARMNNNNNNNTTTHHHQYGEVHYGHRGVAKYQQHAGGGTAPPPSATAAAAASAAPSPAYGAYAAVSTSPSSAYQASPHHQQYAYSQHHAQQPALSDVYGKLEQQQQHQQHQQQQQHHHQQRQQHQQQHHPQQQHQQHHHHQQQQQQQQQPSKLARQQYSSSQMYYGASGTARSLPTPVQHNTALQNGHQRLSASSSTTPTTVANTVVRSAPSSTGGRSKRESPLDLSVKTVRQSADSTAKDDAEGVYGLTSFSPTVGGGGKVITNHMRSPAQQPGVILPSPQLPSNVPYPSFERSPRQSQAGAPSAAGAPKVDFLPNFGASHHSSSQQLEVARGGSSRHHQHHLYSSQSQVLPHVGSIKKSSSTAITTTTTSIAAATTTASMMNSHHLPYYPGQQADNPNMHPPYSVANNHQYLHSYETGKKVPDSLPGYNKGRLDYMDVRGANHMQAFPSAPPLGQKRTGESARHSVAAKVPKIDSWRDAIDQQIEQRLSSYANAKAQQQQQQQQQQQQQQQQQQQHMQQQHLQQQNLHLQQQHQHQHQHQQHMHQHLQHQQQVNGVLVNTSPTSHVLDQQYTSQQQQQQQQHRQNLPHQTHQQSNHSMHHNSATSSRSPVAAGAAPSYSSPVSLQNTSPYAPPPQLQQQQLQQQQQQQQQQQHAMQHQAAPLPPPRGNALQQLLMSSSTAGGAGSNGAAAGGVADKRVLSVLRTSLEIREARISQLQNELQQRQRQKQMSQYLAARQPDARLKSSAAAAGRPIPTYTLDDSHAPLAHKLHLPRAVDSICLDAEMQHDSHKALRRPEADNHTHVISSTSTSMAANTPTTSAGSSNAGELDGLAAYLAARIRTKAELKQVGPSMDHLNITSQNQFRSSTPASSISASNSSIHSPRTTPGTPVVFSSPPPQQLAHSSSDPAESYQTPHNCSATSTSGTTLSSISTSVGSSSSPPKLVREPANASLLPRRRLFSRPDEEPGGSSQPASVVSLAPPRDPSGLRSSSETSVFDFRDSDSESEMPVLERQTLDEMRRDRKSHTKQQAHVPVAEAGDQEAACVDVKEEVTKAVDQKSLVSDPLWANMCDEFVEELKHGANRVKRWVKLKPLKTSHFVETAGSQKEENIGIKVEIKEEKIEDAHPVNQDEAMEDKLESFHVVVKQENDTEGVTLDSLETHNMLVIKNDVKKKDLPIENKTFTIKKDVITKRDGEVKKLKRDKKEKLFDKKGKNVPSVVNVLGLKEKQLEETETFSSDKKQIAFDKENASEKCNKTVSKKEKLGDKIKLALGKIGKKFYNKNKILGSKKLKINNKVEEKPNKLENSSSKGKKRKTNESEEDLPLVRRSRGRPRKKALPEKEPDKDVEDEISLAEMKARLVKTETSRDAGADGGSKSEGFDSDCDGQVHAIPRRLRRRKCQKKLNVGMKLRSKDTATPKKNPSPEKKLTPVNKKNQFGDMPDFQPGWEEAVYSYKRSLRMPPKLISIPRPSNRLCSSLPDLDAPLHSPATSTLDSFDFSPQRKGTDTSNLLGSHRTWSSVRSEMADSDVDSNSNFSSNWSLPQRSWNVAPDSEEASSSTTFSIKNKCKVSDNNYALLNRIASKLSSSNFKDKSASESKDNGKNSPCIFTRSATNTPELIMRSDSLNKKIKRINKKHLAARLDAKEVGRNCLKESNKVCDIEDSVLVGAGRKDKVSQSFNSVLRINSRLSEAEVCVSRTRGRTRAMRHKATIRAVFGADRPASAPPACQEDRLGECCEGDRPDRTRREGATKGRGGARNKGMVWNHKTVSGAKRRLLLGKQRQGHGVLKLLSPKKLLSDGTNLFSNPAGFANGEVGARAQLKPGRTITGKRIKLRTVRRKFHSGFDYIRKKKKQQKKDCDGEVVKERKKFWIPRPSSESVQDIQSEIRGWVINKGLGETLLHRAARLGYTDVAAYCLEVLDNHPSPRDNAGYTPLHNACARGHLEIARLLLMYGANVSDSAPGGLRPLHEVADNGYVELIRLLLSYGADPLLATYSGHTPLSLATEETSRFLLQCHLADVQGLPAPPWQFLGPAAVCDPKEYGYDPVAEPPGPASPVPDDADELEVETCEAAMPVLYRLRSEPAADRWVLLQDLTSVLRCKSRDAVLRQLGTDPSVPPRAVFRELRMQDFLDQARCCNLLGAGERINIRASKVALVRYTDRVRQLLGIEKATVCLR; encoded by the exons ATGGATGTGAGCTTCTCCAACGTGCTGAAGGATGCGCGTCCCTTCTTCCAGGGTGTTCCTTCCCCCTtgcaggcggcggcggcggccgcagcggcggcggcggcggcggcggcaccCACCAGCACCTCGTCCGCCCCCGCCGCCTCCTCGACCGAGCACCAGCCGGACGCCGCCCCGCCCACCGTGCTGGCCTACTGGCCGCCGCCCGCGCCGCAGACCTCCCCCGGCCCCGCCGCCTACCAGCGCGCCAAGGACCCGCCCCAGCTGTACGGCGGCGGCGGCGTGTACAACGGCGCGCGCctgggcggcggcgggggcggcgcggaGGCGGGCGGCGGCGGCTACCCGCCGCAGGGCAGGTCGCAGCAGAGCCTGCCGCCCATCGCGGCGCTCCCCGGCTACCACCCGGGCCGCGCCGCCGCCGCGCGTatgaacaacaacaacaacaacaacaccaccacacaccaccacCAGTACGGCGAGGTGCACTACGGCCACCGCGGCGTCGCCAAGTACCAGCAGCACGCGGGCGGCGGCACGGCGCCGCCTCCCTCggccaccgccgccgccgccgcctccgcgGCGCCCTCCCCGGCGTACGGCGCCTACGCGGCCGTGTCCACCTCGCCGTCGTCCGCCTACCAGGCGTCGCCGCACCACCAGCAGTACGCCTACAGCCAGCACCACGCGCAGCAGCCCGCGCTCTCGGACGTCTACGGCAAGTTGGAGCAGCaacaacaacaccaacaacaccaacaacaacaacagcatCATCATCAGCAGCGGCAGCAACATCAGCAACAACATCATCCGCAGCAGCAGCATCAgcagcatcatcatcatcaacagcaacagcagcagcagcagcagccgtcCAAGCTGGCGAGACAACAGTATTCCAGCAGTCAG ATGTATTATGGAGCGTCGGGGACCGCTCGATCCCTGCCTACGCCTGTGCAGCATAACACCGCTCTGCAGAATGGCCACCAAAGGCTGTCTGCTTCGTCCTCCACCACACCCACGACGGTCGCGAACACAGTGGTCAGGAGTGCGCCGTCATCCACTGGAGGCAGGAGCAAGCGAGAGTCCCCTTTGGACCTGTCCGTGAAGACTGTCCGCCAGTCGGCCGACTCGACCGCCAAGGACGATGCCGAGGGCGTGTACGGCCTGACCAGCTTCTCGCCGACCGTGGGCGGCGGCGGCAAGGTGATCACCAATCACATGCGGAGCCCCGCACAGCAACCGGGGGTGATCCTTCCATCCCCGCAGCTTCCTTCCAATGTTCCTTACCCCTCGTTCGAGCGCAGCCCGCGGCAGTCCCAGGCTGGCGCTCCTTCCGCCGCCGGGGCGCCGAAAGTGGACTTCCTGCCCAACTTCGGCGCCTCGCACCACAGTTCCTCGCAGCAGCTCGAGGTGGCGCGGGGCGGCAGTTCCAGGCACCACCAGCACCACCTCTACTCGTCGCAGTCGCAGGTGCTTCCCCACGTCGGCAGCATCAAGAAGAGTTCTTCCACCGCCATCACCACCACAACCACGTCCATCGCTGCCGCCACCACCACAGCCTCCATGATGAACTCCCATCACTTGCCGTACTACCCGGGCCAACAGGCGGACAACCCCAACATGCATCCACCGTACTCTGTGGCGAACAACCACCAGTACCTCCATTCGTACGAGACCGGCAAGAAGGTTCCGGATTCGCTGCCCGGCTACAACAAAGGGAGATTGGATTACATGGATGTGCGCGGCGCCAATCACATGCAGGCATTCCCATCTGCACCGCCTCTTGGGCAGAAGAGGACCGGCGAGTCCGCCAGACATTCTGTGGCGGCGAAAGTTCCTAAGATAGATTCTTGGAGGGATGCAATAGATCAGCAAATAGAACAAAGACTGTCATCTTACGCAAATGCTAAAgcgcagcagcagcaacagcagcaacagcagcaacagcagcaacagcagcagcagcagcagcatatgCAGCAACAACATTTACAGCAACAGAATTTGCATTTGCAGCAACAGCATCAGCATCAGCATCAGCATCAGCAACATATGCACCAGCACTTGCAGCATCAGCAGCAGGTGAACGGTGTTCTGGTCAACACCAGCCCGACCAGTCACGTTCTGGATCAGCAGTATACgtcgcagcagcagcagcagcagcagcagcatcgcCAAAACCTACCGCACCAAACCCACCAGCAGTCGAACCACTCGATGCATCACAACTCGGCGACTTCATCAAGGAGTCCCGTGGCCGCCGGCGCCGCACCCAGTTACAGTTCGCCCGTCTCCCTCCAGAACACCTCGCCGTACGCCCCTCCCCctcagctgcagcagcagcagctgcagcagcagcagcagcagcagcagcagcagcagcacgcCATGCAGCACCAGGCCGCCCCGCTCCCCCCGCCGCGGGGCAACGCGCTGCAGCAGCTGCTGATGTCGTCGTCGACGGCGGGCGGCGCCGGGAGCAACGGGGCGGCGGCCGGCGGGGTCGCGGACAAGCGTGTGCTGAGCGTGCTGCGCACCAGCCTGGAGATCCGCGAGGCGAGGATCAGCCAGCTGCAGAACGAGCTGCAGCAGAGGCAGCGGCAGAAGCAGATGTCCCAGTACCTGGCCGCCCGCCAGCCGGACGCGCGGCTCAAGTCGTCGGCGGCCGCCGCCGGCCGGCCGATCCCGACCTACACGCTCGACGACAGCCACGCGCCGCTCGCGCACAAGCTCCACCTCCCGAGGGCCGTCGACTCCATCTGCCTGGACGCGGAGATGCAGCACGACTCCCACAAGGCCCTCCGCAGGCCGGAGGCGGACAACCACACCCACGTCATCAGCAGCACCAGCACCAGCATGGCTGCCAACACCCCCACCACATCTGCCGGCAGCTCGAACGCGGGCGAACTCGATGGGCTGGCTGCGTACCTTGCTGCGAGGATAAGGACAAAAGCGGAACTGAAACAG GTGGGACCAAGCATGGACCATCTAAACATCACCTCGCAGAACCAGTTCAGGAGTTCCACACCTGCGTCCAGTATTTCGGCATCAAACAGCTCCATTCACTCCCCCCGCACGACCCCCGGGACGCCCGTGGTGTTCTCGTCTCCACCGCCACAGCAGCTCGCCCACTCCAGCAGCGATCCCGCGGAGTCGTACCAGACCCCCCACAACTGCAGCGCCACCAGCACTAGCGGCACGACGCTGTCCAGCATCAGCACCTCTGTCGGCAGCAGCAGCAGTCCGCCGAAGCTGGTTCGCGAGCCCGCCAACGCCTCTCTGCTGCCCAGGAGACGCTTGTTCAGCCGCCCCGACGAGGAGCCGGGAGGGAGCAGCCAGCCCGCCAGCGTGGTTTCCTTGGCTCCTCCGAGGGACCCGTCGGGGCTCCGCAGCTCGTCCGAGACGTCCGTGTTCGACTTCCGCGACTCTGATTCGGAAAGCGAGATGCCCGTGCTCGAGAGGCAGACGCTGGACGAGATGCGACGTGACAGGAAATCGCACACCAAACAGCAAGCTCATGTTCCTGTCGCTGAAGCGGGCGATCAAGAAGCGGCGTGTGTGGATGTTAAAGAGGAAGTCACGAAAGCTGTTGATCAAAAATCTCTGGTCAGTGACCCTCTTTGGGCGAACATGTGTGATGAGTTTGTGGAAGAACTGAAACATGGTGCAAATCGTGTGAAAAGGTGGGTGAAACTAAAGCCCTTGAAGACATCACATTTTGTTGAAACTGCTGGTTCACAGAAAGAAGAAAATATTGGTATTAAAGTGGAAATCAAAGAAGAAAAGATAGAAGATGCGCACCCAGTGAATCAGGATGAAGCAATGGAAGATAAGCTGGAATCGTTTCATGTTGTTGTAAAACAAGAAAATGATACAGAAGGAGTAACTCTGGACtctttagaaacacacaatatgTTGGTTATAAAGAATGATGTAAAGAAGAAAGACCTACCGattgaaaataaaacattcaCCATCAAAAAAGATGTAATAACCAAGAGAGATGGTGAAGTGAAGAAACTGAAAAgagataaaaaagaaaaattgtttgaCAAGAAGGGAAAAAATGTTCCTTCTGTAGTTAATGTTCTAGGACTGAAAGAAAAGCAGTTAGAAGAAACAGAGACGTTTTCATCAGACAAGAAACAAATAGCGTTTGATAAAGAGAATGCATcagaaaaatgtaataaaactgtTAGTAAAAAAGAAAAGTTGGGAGATAAAATTAAGTTAGCTCTGGGTAAAAttggaaagaaattttataataagAACAAAATTTTAGGCAGCAAgaaactgaaaataaataataaagtagaAGAAAAACCAAATAAACTAGAAAATAGTTCTTCAAAAGGtaagaaaagaaaaacaaatgaaTCTGAAGAAGATTTGCCACTTGTTAGACGTAGCAGAGGACGTCCAAGAAAAAAGGCTTTACCAGAAAAAGAACCTGATAAGGATGTAGAGGACGAGATTAGTTTGGCTGAAATGAAAGCGAGATTGGTCAAAACTGAGACAAGTAGAGATGCAGGTGCTGATGGTGGTAGCAAAAGCGAAGGATTTGATAGTGATTGCGATGGGCAAGTTCATGCGATCCCAAGGCGCTTAAGACGCAGGAAATGCCAGAAAAAGTTGAATGTTGGGATGAAATTGCGCTCCAAAGATACTGCTACACCAAAGAAAAATCCttcacctgaaaaaaaattaactccagTCAACAAAAAAAACCAGTTTGGTGATATGCCAGACTTCCAGCCTGGTTGGGAAGAAGCAGTGTATAGTTACAAACGATCCCTTCGTATGCCACCGAAGTTGATCAGTATCCCCCGTCCTTCAAACAGGTTGTGTTCGTCTCTACCCGACTTGGACGCACCACTCCATTCTCCAGCCACGTCCACTCTGGACTCGTTCGACTTCTCACCCCAGCGCAAAGGGACCGACACGTCCAATCTGCTTGGTTCCCATCGTACGTGGAGCTCCGTACGCAGTGAAATGGCAGACAGCGATGTGGATTCAAATTCCAATTTCTCTTCGAATTGGTCCTTGCCTCAAAGAAGTTGGAACGTTGCACCAGATTCTGAAGAAGCTTCTTCTTCAACAACTTTTTCCATCAAAAACAAGTGTAAAGTGAGTGATAATAATTATGCTTTATTGAACAGGATTGCGAGTAAACTTAGCTCGAGCAACTTTAAAGACAAGTCTGCTTCAGAATCAAAGGACAATGGAAAGAATAGTCCGTGCATTTTTACCCGCTCTGCCACAAACACCCCTGAGTTAATAATGCGTTCGGATTCGTTGaacaagaaaattaaaagaaTCAATAAGAAACATTTGGCCGCGAGACTGGACGCCAAAGAAGTGGGTAGGAACTGTTTGAAAGAGAGTAATAAAGTCTGTGATATTGAGGACTCTGTTTTGGTGGGCGCTGGCAGGAAAGATAAAGTGTCTCAGAGTTTTAACAGTGTGTTGAGGATAAACAGTCGCTTGTCGGAGGCTGAAGTGTGCGTGTCAAGGACGCGAGGCAGGACACGGGCGATGCGTCACAAGGCCACGATACGTGCGGTCTTCGGGGCGGATCGCCCCGCGTCTGCCCCTCCGGCGTGCCAGGAGGACAGGTTGGGGGAGTGTTGCGAGGGCGACAGGCCCGACAGGACTCGAAGGGAGGGGGCGACCAAAGGCCGTGGCGGGGCCAGGAACAAAGGGATGGTCTGGAACCACAAGACCGTGTCGGGCGCGAAGAGGCGGCTGCTTCTCGGCAAGCAAAGGCAGGGGCACGGCGTGCTGAAATTGCTCTCTCCGAAAAAGCTCTTGAGTGATGGGACTAACTTGTTCTCGAATCCCGCCGGGTTTGCGAACGGCGAGGTGGGTGCCAGGGCGCAGTTGAAACCCGGGCGGACCATCACTGGGAAGCGCATAAAACTGCGCACGGTGCGTCGGAAATTTCACTCGGGATTCGATTACATTCGCAAGAAAAAGAAACAGCAGAAAAAAGACTGTGATGGTGAAGTTGTCAAAGAAAGAAAGAAG TTTTGGATCCCGCGGCCAAGCTCGGAATCTGTGCAAGATATTCAGAGTGAGATTCGTGGTTGGGTTATAAACAAGGGCCTGGGAGAGACGTTGTTGCACAGAGCTGCGAGACTGGGCTACACG GATGTGGCTGCGTATTGCCTGGAAGTATTGGACAACCACCCGTCGCCACGAGACAACGCTGGCTACACCCCCCTCCACAACGCCTGCGCGCGAGGGCACCTCGAAATAGCCCGCCTGCTGCTCATGTACGGGGCAAACGTCAGCGACAGCGCCCCTGGCGGTCTCCG GCCGCTGCACGAGGTGGCGGACAACGGCTACGTGGAGCTGATACGCCTGCTGCTGTCGTACGGCGCCGACCCACTGCTGGCGACCTACAGTGGCCACACGCCCCTGTCGCTGGCCACGGAGGAGACGTCTCGCTTCCTGCTGCAGTGCCACCTGGCGGACGTGCAGGGCCTTCCGGCGCCCCCCTGGCAGTTCCTCGGCCCCGCGGCTGTCTGTG ATCCCAAGGAGTACGGGTACGACCCGGTGGCGGAGCCCCCCGGCCCCGCGTCCCCGGTGCCCGACGACGCGGACGAGCTGGAGGTGGAGACGTGCGAGGCCGCCATGCCCGTGCTGTACCGGCTCCGCAGCGAGCCGGCCGCCGACCGCTGGGTGCTGCTCCAGGACCTCACCTCCGTGCTGCGCTGCAAGTCGCGCGACGCCGTGCTGCGCCAGCTGGGCACGGACCCCTCGGTGCCGCCCCGCGCCGTCTTCCGCGAGCTCAGGATGCAGGACTTCCTGGATCAGGCGCGCTGCTGCAACCTGCTGGGCGCCGGCGAGCGCATCAACATCCGCGCCTCCAAGGTGGCGCTGGTCAGGTACACCGACCGGGTGCGCCAGCTGCTGGGCATCGAGAAGGCCACCGTGTGCCTCAGGTGA